A region of Mesorhizobium sp. AR02 DNA encodes the following proteins:
- a CDS encoding ATP-binding protein, with protein sequence MDIREPLVELRSTRLYQRLVELDAAYAQRAITFLEAITPMLASTAKHFPYYTRHDAHHGFRVLRRVEQVIALGCLDDTQPQSFTAAEIYLIILAAYAHDLGMTVFPGEADQLLKALGLTEGPDWETNPRLQSFLRREHSKRGGSYIQENAARLQVPINLVDALDKIMRAHNLSIGELEATIAPSYAAEEKPIDVRQLAIIMCVADALEFSETRVVDGVLAAIATDPSLEARISYLENMKHICVGDSLAVDTDGRVIVSGTFSEEEVLALAHLTFDQMEAWIRGYCDLERRLSTPRLRIRPEPFIRNLAFPNGRFERLGVRLNKRSVIDLISSNAIWRESGGLAIRELLQNAVEACRYRRHHSSQADVYEPRVSVTFDRKHREIVVVDNGCGMTERVILNNLLTVGSSRSAEPGYTSAGYAPIARFGVGFWSVFTLAQIAHVETASFEPYRGDPKAAEAAVGTAFDVSLDHLKEYTVFRPITRPCGTTVRIQLREDIIIDDVFTGARAQILCSEIPVTFRTDDEEIAIPNVVPDVPDEAVLGSRGKIIDEHGIRLFPWRDSKGKTDLSLLIAYRIVNGKPTFLLNDRQSLMNALPGLRHSRTSICGFGAPLRTTHLCFDLDRVGAYLANRTTPDGIAFSLDRRQLIENSTSAEFAKDVTNLVHDGYRAFLQHTNGQDLGTIAELRRQAAMHGGNVYDSFTKDELFEAVRRFPDLAPFKLYPLRGGDPIHVRADELQTLTGIVCFTQQHLYAQTPNGMVMHETEGEPGARLVQKIMTNAVGISFVMEQDRSASWLFDADPDSTVTFAQVKPFGPLAIQVVQLERVDVSRPAQVLVEVQGRWTGAIYLRDFVTPKSKPYVFLGRYRVLIKRSSTLAAHFQGLVEAGRHSKLADLVADLQEDEAGYTPASVAAFLT encoded by the coding sequence GTGGATATTCGTGAGCCTTTGGTGGAACTTCGTTCTACACGCCTCTACCAGCGACTTGTCGAACTCGACGCTGCATACGCCCAGCGCGCCATCACTTTCCTCGAGGCGATCACGCCGATGTTGGCGAGCACGGCCAAGCACTTCCCCTATTACACACGGCACGACGCCCATCACGGCTTTCGCGTGCTGCGCCGGGTCGAGCAGGTTATCGCGCTCGGATGCCTCGATGACACTCAACCACAATCGTTCACCGCTGCCGAAATCTACCTCATCATCCTCGCCGCTTACGCCCACGACTTAGGGATGACGGTGTTCCCCGGCGAGGCCGACCAGTTGCTAAAAGCCCTCGGCCTTACGGAAGGACCTGACTGGGAGACCAATCCTCGGCTCCAATCGTTCCTGCGGCGCGAGCACTCGAAACGCGGTGGGTCATATATCCAAGAGAACGCGGCGCGCCTCCAAGTGCCGATCAATCTCGTGGACGCTCTCGACAAAATCATGCGCGCCCATAACCTCTCGATCGGCGAGCTCGAGGCCACAATTGCGCCGTCCTACGCGGCCGAGGAAAAGCCGATCGACGTTCGCCAGCTTGCCATCATAATGTGCGTAGCAGACGCACTGGAGTTCAGCGAAACGCGGGTAGTTGACGGAGTCCTGGCAGCTATTGCCACGGATCCAAGTTTGGAGGCCCGCATCTCCTATCTCGAGAATATGAAGCACATCTGTGTCGGCGACAGCCTCGCAGTGGACACCGACGGTCGAGTGATCGTATCGGGCACCTTTAGTGAGGAAGAGGTGCTGGCCCTGGCCCATCTCACTTTCGACCAGATGGAGGCTTGGATACGAGGTTATTGCGATCTTGAGCGGCGATTGAGCACGCCGAGGCTTCGCATTCGACCCGAACCCTTCATCCGAAACCTCGCCTTCCCCAACGGCCGATTCGAACGTCTCGGCGTGCGGCTCAACAAGCGCAGCGTCATCGACCTCATCTCCTCAAACGCAATCTGGCGAGAAAGCGGTGGGCTCGCCATCCGTGAACTGCTTCAGAATGCCGTCGAGGCTTGCCGATATCGGAGACACCATTCGAGCCAAGCCGACGTCTATGAGCCCCGGGTCTCCGTGACCTTCGATCGCAAACATCGCGAGATCGTGGTCGTCGACAACGGCTGCGGCATGACCGAGCGCGTCATCCTCAACAACCTTCTCACCGTTGGCAGCAGCCGGTCGGCCGAGCCGGGCTACACCAGCGCCGGGTACGCGCCCATCGCCCGCTTCGGCGTCGGCTTCTGGTCCGTCTTTACTCTTGCGCAGATCGCGCACGTCGAGACGGCTTCCTTCGAACCCTATCGCGGCGACCCCAAAGCGGCGGAGGCAGCCGTTGGAACGGCTTTTGATGTCTCCCTCGACCACCTCAAGGAATACACCGTCTTCCGCCCGATCACACGGCCATGCGGAACCACGGTGCGAATCCAGCTTCGCGAAGACATCATCATCGACGACGTCTTTACCGGCGCCCGAGCACAAATTCTCTGTTCTGAAATCCCGGTGACCTTCCGAACGGATGATGAGGAAATAGCCATTCCCAACGTCGTGCCCGATGTCCCCGATGAGGCTGTGCTTGGCAGTCGCGGCAAGATTATCGACGAGCACGGCATCCGACTCTTCCCTTGGCGCGACAGCAAAGGCAAAACCGACCTCTCGCTTCTCATCGCTTACCGGATAGTCAACGGCAAGCCGACCTTCCTCCTCAATGATCGTCAATCGTTGATGAATGCGTTGCCTGGGCTGCGACATTCGCGCACCAGCATCTGCGGGTTCGGAGCGCCATTGCGCACTACGCACCTTTGTTTCGATTTGGATCGCGTCGGCGCCTACCTCGCTAATCGCACTACCCCGGATGGCATTGCCTTTTCACTCGATCGTCGCCAACTCATCGAGAACTCGACGTCCGCGGAGTTTGCCAAAGATGTCACTAACCTTGTCCACGATGGCTATCGCGCCTTCCTGCAGCACACCAACGGCCAGGACCTCGGAACGATAGCGGAGCTACGGCGTCAGGCCGCGATGCATGGCGGGAATGTCTATGACTCCTTCACGAAGGACGAACTCTTTGAGGCCGTACGTCGCTTCCCAGACCTTGCACCCTTCAAGCTCTACCCACTCCGTGGCGGCGATCCGATTCATGTCAGGGCCGACGAACTCCAAACGCTGACCGGCATAGTCTGCTTCACGCAGCAGCACCTCTATGCCCAAACGCCTAACGGCATGGTCATGCACGAAACCGAAGGCGAGCCAGGTGCCCGTCTCGTGCAAAAAATCATGACCAACGCTGTTGGGATCAGCTTCGTTATGGAGCAAGACCGTTCAGCTTCGTGGCTCTTCGATGCCGATCCCGATAGTACCGTGACCTTCGCACAAGTTAAGCCGTTTGGCCCGCTTGCCATTCAGGTCGTTCAGCTTGAGAGGGTGGATGTATCGCGGCCAGCGCAGGTTTTGGTGGAGGTGCAGGGGCGTTGGACTGGCGCGATATATCTGCGTGACTTCGTCACGCCCAAAAGCAAACCTTATGTTTTCCTGGGCAGGTATCGCGTTCTGATCAAACGCTCGAGCACGCTCGCTGCCCATTTCCAGGGGCTTGTCGAGGCGGGCCGGCACTCGAAGCTTGCCGACCTAGTGGCAGACCTACAGGAAGACGAAGCCGGCTATACCCCAGCCAGCGTGGCCGCATTCCTCACCTGA
- a CDS encoding AAA family ATPase, with amino-acid sequence MPLPLDVQIPSADFSLKLSAGETTIFVGANGSGKTRLASWLEQWAGVDAHRVSAHRALTLNPNVVKVSEIQSKFNLLSGIDSPQTNQYAQQDIPTYREGNRWRSNSSTHLLNDFDALLQWLYAEQNNIAVRELTDRYKGIVSEPASTKFKQLAAMWERVLPTKRLIITADDIQVEPVGGGNVAPYSAGQMSDGERAIFYMIGQVLFAPTGVIIFDEPELHVHRAVLGRLWDELEASRPDCAFVLITHDLEFAASKTGRKLVVRSFSSPASWVVEEVPDDSGFDEQLTTLILGSRRPILFVEGQGTSLDLAIYRACYPNLTVVARGGCEQVIRSVRTMRANASLTRVTCAGLVDADSRTEADLASLAGDDIFVLPVSVWKTSSCCQALRALFSTMSRTTRQRRLLGCQS; translated from the coding sequence ATGCCACTCCCGCTAGACGTTCAAATTCCAAGCGCAGACTTTTCCCTCAAACTCAGCGCTGGCGAGACGACGATATTTGTTGGTGCCAACGGCAGCGGCAAAACGCGGCTGGCTAGTTGGTTAGAACAATGGGCTGGCGTCGACGCACACCGCGTAAGCGCTCACCGAGCCCTCACTCTGAACCCTAACGTCGTTAAGGTCAGCGAGATCCAAAGCAAATTTAATCTATTGTCTGGGATCGACTCTCCTCAAACCAATCAATATGCCCAGCAAGACATACCGACTTATCGCGAGGGCAATCGCTGGCGATCGAACTCCTCGACTCATCTGCTAAACGACTTTGACGCTTTGCTACAGTGGCTCTATGCTGAGCAGAACAACATCGCCGTACGTGAATTAACGGATCGTTACAAAGGGATTGTTAGCGAACCCGCAAGCACGAAGTTCAAGCAGCTGGCTGCAATGTGGGAGAGAGTGCTGCCCACCAAGCGCCTGATCATTACGGCAGACGATATCCAAGTTGAGCCTGTAGGCGGCGGGAATGTCGCACCTTACAGCGCCGGCCAAATGAGCGACGGCGAGCGCGCTATCTTTTACATGATCGGTCAAGTCCTTTTCGCGCCCACAGGTGTTATCATTTTTGACGAACCTGAGTTGCACGTTCATCGTGCCGTGCTCGGACGTCTTTGGGATGAATTGGAGGCAAGCCGACCAGACTGCGCGTTCGTCTTAATCACCCACGATTTGGAGTTCGCCGCCAGCAAGACCGGGCGCAAACTCGTCGTGCGCTCCTTCTCGTCGCCAGCGAGTTGGGTCGTCGAGGAGGTTCCCGACGACAGCGGTTTCGACGAGCAACTCACCACTCTGATTCTCGGTAGTCGTCGTCCGATTTTGTTTGTAGAGGGCCAAGGTACCAGCCTTGATCTGGCGATCTACCGAGCCTGCTACCCCAATCTGACGGTCGTGGCGCGCGGAGGGTGCGAGCAGGTCATCCGGTCGGTCCGCACCATGCGTGCCAACGCGTCGCTCACTAGGGTTACCTGTGCCGGCCTTGTGGATGCGGATTCTCGAACTGAGGCGGACTTAGCTAGTCTCGCCGGAGACGATATCTTCGTGCTGCCGGTCTCCGTGTGGAAAACCTCTTCCTGTTGCCAAGCGTTGCGAGCGCTATTCTCGACCATGAGTCGCACAACGAGGCAGAGAAGATTACTCGGCTGTCAAAGTTGA
- a CDS encoding DUF4238 domain-containing protein, with product MKHHFNPAVSIKPWAGTDKLVCQMRLINGRVVHGRIHPNATGYERDLYKTNGLTPEVEQHLEVNFFKPVDTAAELALRKMLAWDKTLWTPEMRSAWTRYLLSLRFRNPDTVNDLKAHVLNIWSAARESIRKNFANWRRDNDPHTWDEFEKLLDPAAPHIGATNLMIRIIDNDKIGPTIFGMHWSIHKLVDSKVPLLTSDRPLDWPAGLSSPKAYIALPVSPKTVFLASNDSGMQHWAKSQSHTQIAKGLNKSVVTQAREYVWGTDGRQIEFVRKHFGTASIYSAITAAQKAASLRAATGEKVDPAA from the coding sequence TTGAAACACCATTTCAATCCTGCGGTCTCTATCAAACCGTGGGCCGGAACGGACAAGCTCGTCTGTCAGATGCGCTTGATCAATGGCCGAGTCGTTCATGGCCGCATCCATCCGAATGCTACCGGCTACGAGCGCGACCTGTACAAGACGAATGGCTTGACGCCGGAGGTAGAGCAGCACCTTGAGGTGAATTTTTTCAAGCCGGTCGACACTGCTGCCGAGCTGGCACTACGGAAGATGCTCGCTTGGGACAAGACGCTGTGGACGCCCGAGATGAGGAGCGCTTGGACACGTTACCTCCTTTCGCTACGCTTCCGTAATCCGGACACTGTCAACGATCTCAAAGCACACGTGCTCAACATATGGTCGGCAGCGCGGGAGAGCATCAGGAAGAACTTCGCCAATTGGCGACGTGACAACGATCCCCATACCTGGGACGAATTCGAGAAGCTGCTCGACCCGGCTGCCCCGCACATCGGTGCAACTAACCTGATGATCCGGATCATCGACAACGATAAGATCGGGCCGACGATTTTCGGCATGCACTGGTCGATCCACAAGCTCGTCGATTCCAAGGTACCGCTGCTGACTTCGGACCGCCCGCTCGACTGGCCGGCCGGTCTCTCATCCCCGAAGGCCTACATCGCCCTTCCAGTCTCGCCGAAAACGGTCTTCCTGGCTTCTAACGACTCCGGGATGCAGCACTGGGCAAAATCGCAATCGCACACCCAGATCGCCAAGGGCCTGAACAAGAGCGTCGTAACCCAGGCGCGCGAATACGTGTGGGGCACCGACGGTCGACAGATCGAGTTCGTACGGAAGCACTTCGGGACGGCATCGATCTACTCGGCGATCACCGCAGCTCAGAAAGCGGCGTCACTGCGCGCAGCGACTGGAGAGAAAGTCGACCCAGCGGCTTGA
- a CDS encoding recombinase family protein, protein MLVGYARTSTFEQEAGLAAQVRDLSRLGCEKIYKEQASALGIRTALEEAIEFCREGDTFVVTKLDRLARSVKHMWMVLDRLQTKMVAVRIENLGIDTGTPTGKLMLNILGGVAEFEREMMLERQREGIARAKAAGQYKGRKPTARARHVEIFALRAEGLSMNVIAARLGIGKGSVARAIRGL, encoded by the coding sequence ATGCTTGTCGGATATGCGCGAACTTCGACTTTTGAACAGGAAGCCGGCTTGGCCGCCCAGGTTCGTGACCTGAGCCGCCTCGGTTGCGAGAAGATCTATAAGGAGCAGGCGTCGGCTCTTGGAATCCGAACAGCGCTGGAAGAAGCGATCGAGTTCTGCCGCGAGGGCGATACGTTTGTCGTCACAAAGCTAGACCGGCTCGCCCGCTCAGTTAAGCACATGTGGATGGTTCTCGACCGCCTCCAAACGAAGATGGTGGCCGTGAGGATTGAGAACCTTGGTATCGACACCGGCACACCAACCGGCAAGCTGATGTTGAATATTCTCGGCGGCGTGGCGGAGTTCGAACGGGAGATGATGCTTGAGAGGCAGCGCGAAGGCATTGCCAGAGCCAAAGCCGCAGGACAGTACAAGGGACGAAAGCCTACAGCGCGAGCACGACACGTCGAAATTTTCGCCCTGCGCGCTGAAGGGTTGAGCATGAACGTGATTGCCGCCCGGCTAGGTATTGGAAAGGGGTCTGTCGCAAGAGCGATCAGAGGTCTTTAG
- a CDS encoding recombinase family protein yields the protein MSTDIQLRGDSRRRQLELSEAYAKDHDLDLVKEFQLEDLGVSAFRGANLSDVSSLGRFLNSVKSGDVPSGSYLLVESLDRLSRQNVFTSLSVFTDLIKAGVKLVTLADGQVYTAETTDFSQLVVSLAIMSRAHEESQTKSRRLSAAWGNKRKTIDEKKLTALAPAWLHLSMDRASFNIDPDRASVVKSIFEDAASGLGSYAIARRLNKSGVEPFGRSTGWQTSYVGKILTGRAAIGEYQPHKIVDGRRVPAGPAVQNYFPAVVDEQLFLRVQSGRFQRRIGGAGRKGKFVSNLFSGLARCAYCAAPMHFINKGSLPKGGTYLACDNARRGLGCDNMAWRYDDFEASFLTFVEEIDLGSFLRAQDGSGHRQAVERKMQAAEGSLVRLERERDRTFRLLLDQDMPSDFLKGELARIQGEIEALSMESDELAQERRRLDVEVASFVQSRAEIQTLIAELRSGGDDERYRLRTKVAGRLKSLISVIEVATLGDRQPRAENVVELSKAQHDSVYGNGDAGMDDEPHDRSARQFDVFFKDGNNRVVRPRADKPVVGESDVFRSIYPSSRKG from the coding sequence ATGTCGACAGACATTCAGTTGAGAGGAGACAGCCGCCGTCGGCAACTTGAACTCTCCGAGGCCTATGCCAAGGATCACGATCTGGATCTCGTAAAAGAGTTTCAGTTAGAGGATCTCGGTGTGTCGGCGTTCCGGGGAGCCAATCTGTCCGATGTGTCCAGCCTTGGTCGATTCCTAAATTCGGTGAAGAGCGGAGATGTGCCCTCCGGGTCGTACCTGCTGGTTGAGTCCCTTGATCGACTTAGCCGGCAAAACGTTTTCACGTCACTCTCGGTCTTTACAGATTTGATTAAGGCCGGCGTCAAGCTCGTTACCCTTGCCGATGGCCAGGTCTACACGGCCGAGACAACCGACTTCAGTCAGTTAGTTGTGTCGTTGGCGATCATGAGCCGAGCGCACGAAGAGTCGCAGACCAAAAGCCGCCGCTTAAGCGCAGCTTGGGGCAACAAGCGCAAAACGATAGATGAGAAGAAGCTGACCGCTTTGGCTCCGGCATGGCTACATTTGTCAATGGACCGAGCGTCCTTCAATATTGATCCCGACCGCGCCAGCGTCGTCAAATCGATATTCGAGGATGCGGCATCTGGCCTCGGCAGCTACGCGATTGCAAGAAGGTTGAACAAGTCAGGCGTCGAGCCGTTTGGTAGATCGACGGGCTGGCAGACCTCTTACGTCGGGAAAATTCTTACCGGTCGCGCGGCCATTGGCGAGTACCAGCCGCACAAGATCGTTGATGGCCGCCGCGTTCCCGCAGGGCCGGCCGTCCAGAACTACTTTCCGGCAGTCGTAGACGAACAGCTGTTCCTGCGCGTCCAGTCGGGCCGTTTTCAGCGCCGGATCGGCGGAGCTGGACGAAAAGGCAAGTTTGTCAGCAACCTGTTTTCGGGGCTAGCACGCTGTGCCTACTGCGCTGCACCAATGCATTTCATCAATAAAGGCTCACTCCCAAAAGGCGGTACGTACCTAGCCTGTGACAATGCACGACGTGGGCTTGGCTGTGACAACATGGCTTGGCGCTACGACGACTTCGAGGCATCGTTCCTGACGTTCGTTGAGGAGATCGATCTGGGATCATTCCTTCGCGCTCAGGATGGCTCGGGCCATCGACAAGCGGTCGAGAGGAAAATGCAGGCGGCCGAAGGCAGCCTCGTTCGACTCGAAAGGGAGCGAGACCGGACGTTTCGGTTACTACTCGATCAGGACATGCCGTCTGACTTCCTGAAGGGCGAGCTCGCCCGGATCCAGGGCGAGATAGAAGCTTTGTCAATGGAATCTGATGAACTCGCGCAAGAGCGTCGTCGGCTTGATGTCGAAGTGGCCAGCTTCGTCCAGAGCCGAGCAGAAATTCAAACCTTAATAGCCGAGCTGCGGTCTGGCGGGGACGATGAAAGGTACCGGCTTCGCACCAAGGTGGCCGGGCGGCTCAAGTCCCTGATCTCTGTAATCGAAGTTGCCACACTGGGCGACAGGCAGCCGCGTGCCGAAAACGTCGTCGAGCTATCGAAGGCACAGCATGACAGTGTCTATGGCAACGGAGATGCGGGAATGGATGACGAACCACACGACCGGTCGGCGCGACAGTTCGACGTCTTCTTCAAGGACGGCAACAATCGGGTCGTACGGCCACGGGCGGATAAACCGGTTGTTGGCGAAAGTGATGTTTTTCGGTCGATTTACCCATCGAGCCGGAAAGGTTAG
- a CDS encoding helix-turn-helix transcriptional regulator, translated as MDMRKLVGRNFARLRAAAQLTQEQVAERADISQQYVSGLERGQRNPSVETVLKIAQALGVSHVDLVRPDDDAK; from the coding sequence ATGGATATGCGCAAGCTGGTCGGCAGAAACTTCGCGCGGCTGCGCGCGGCCGCCCAGTTAACGCAGGAGCAGGTCGCTGAGCGGGCGGACATCAGCCAGCAATATGTCAGCGGCTTGGAGCGCGGGCAGCGAAATCCCAGTGTCGAGACGGTGCTAAAAATTGCCCAAGCCCTGGGCGTAAGCCATGTCGATTTGGTCAGACCGGACGACGACGCGAAGTAG